The Geobacillus stearothermophilus ATCC 12980 genome contains a region encoding:
- a CDS encoding response regulator transcription factor produces the protein MEKQEKPVRILVVDDEERIRRLLRMYLERENYVIDEAGDGNEALEKALTNDYDVILLDLMLPGKDGIDVCKEIREQKTTPIIMLTAKGEESNRVQGFEVGTDDYIVKPFSPREVVLRVKALLRRAANAAYAPVETTAKDVLVFPHLTIDNDAHRVTVDGKKVSLTPKEYELLLFLARSPDKVFDREQLLKEVWHYEFFGDLRTVDTHIKRLREKLNKASPQAGKMIVTVWGVGYKFEAVND, from the coding sequence ATGGAAAAGCAAGAAAAGCCGGTTCGTATTTTGGTGGTGGATGATGAGGAGCGCATCCGCCGGCTGTTGAGAATGTATTTGGAGCGGGAAAACTATGTGATCGACGAGGCCGGCGACGGCAATGAAGCGTTGGAGAAGGCGTTGACCAACGACTACGATGTTATATTGCTGGATTTGATGCTGCCGGGCAAAGACGGCATTGACGTCTGCAAAGAAATTCGCGAGCAAAAAACGACGCCGATCATTATGCTGACGGCCAAAGGCGAGGAGTCGAACCGCGTTCAAGGATTTGAAGTCGGCACGGACGACTATATTGTCAAGCCGTTCAGCCCGCGCGAAGTCGTGCTGCGCGTAAAAGCGCTGTTGCGCCGCGCGGCGAATGCCGCTTACGCGCCGGTGGAGACGACGGCGAAAGACGTGCTTGTGTTTCCGCATTTGACGATTGACAACGACGCCCACCGGGTGACGGTCGACGGCAAGAAAGTCAGCTTAACGCCGAAAGAATATGAGCTGCTTCTCTTTTTGGCCCGCTCGCCCGACAAAGTGTTCGACCGCGAACAGCTGTTGAAGGAAGTATGGCATTACGAATTTTTCGGCGACTTGCGCACGGTCGACACCCACATTAAACGGTTGCGCGAAAAGTTGAATAAAGCGTCGCCGCAGGCGGGAAAAATGATCGTCACCGTCTGGGGCGTCGGCTACAAGTTTGAGGCAGTGAACGACTGA
- the nagB gene encoding glucosamine-6-phosphate deaminase: protein MAITLLEVADYAEMSRQAADIIIKQVKEKPTAVLGLATGSTMLGVYRELAADHRQHGTSYRLVRTVNLDEYIGLGPDHPNSYRHYMNEHLFSKLDIPLHETHVPNGLAADLDEECRRYERLIDEVGGIDLQLLGIGRNGHIGFNEPGTPFSSPTHVVELAESTRKANARFFGSLDDVPRRAITMGIATILRSRRLVLLASGREKAEAMARLLEGVVTPDLPASALHLHPDVTIIADRQALSLIPKEKRRVDAP, encoded by the coding sequence ATGGCCATAACGCTTTTGGAAGTTGCTGACTACGCAGAGATGAGCCGTCAGGCGGCGGACATCATCATCAAACAAGTCAAGGAAAAGCCGACCGCCGTTCTCGGCTTGGCGACCGGCTCGACGATGCTCGGCGTGTACCGCGAATTGGCCGCCGATCATCGGCAGCATGGGACATCGTATCGGCTTGTGCGCACGGTCAATTTGGATGAATACATCGGCCTTGGTCCGGATCATCCGAACAGCTATCGCCATTATATGAATGAGCATTTGTTTTCAAAGCTTGACATTCCGCTTCACGAGACGCATGTGCCGAACGGCTTGGCTGCTGATCTTGACGAAGAATGCCGCCGCTACGAACGGCTCATCGATGAAGTGGGCGGCATCGATTTGCAGCTTTTGGGCATCGGACGCAACGGCCATATCGGCTTTAACGAACCAGGGACGCCGTTTTCATCGCCGACCCATGTCGTCGAGCTTGCCGAATCTACGCGCAAGGCAAACGCCCGCTTTTTTGGGTCGTTGGATGACGTGCCGCGCCGTGCCATTACGATGGGGATTGCGACCATTTTGCGCAGCCGCCGCCTCGTGCTGTTGGCGTCGGGACGAGAAAAAGCAGAGGCCATGGCTCGGCTTTTAGAAGGCGTTGTCACCCCGGACTTGCCGGCTTCCGCGCTTCACCTTCATCCGGACGTGACGATCATTGCCGACCGGCAGGCGCTCTCGCTCATTCCGAAGGAAAAGCGGCGGGTGGATGCGCCATGA
- a CDS encoding PH domain-containing protein, with product MFGKVAADVLGLSDIGSVIQPKDYDKVDADDYVMHEDGEKIYFLIKSKSDEYCFTNRALIHLDGTSAASKKRTLRRYDYYKHPISDVSLETSGTVDLDAEIKFKIGPHSYSIDVHKKHIEELKDLYKSLLAIAEICHENETKFHYAERSLELAAKVLANMRGDGANVSADFQVVNEYAFRWLTEAKKNYTVKDFGFVFDKYIQQ from the coding sequence ATGTTTGGAAAAGTCGCCGCCGATGTGCTTGGGTTAAGCGACATCGGTTCGGTCATTCAGCCGAAAGACTATGACAAAGTCGATGCCGATGATTATGTGATGCACGAGGATGGGGAGAAAATCTATTTTCTTATCAAATCAAAATCGGATGAGTATTGCTTCACCAACCGCGCGCTCATTCATTTGGACGGCACGAGCGCCGCGAGCAAAAAACGGACGCTGCGCCGCTACGATTACTACAAGCATCCGATTTCCGACGTATCGCTCGAAACGTCCGGGACGGTCGATTTGGATGCGGAAATTAAATTTAAAATTGGACCGCATTCCTACTCCATTGATGTGCATAAAAAGCATATTGAGGAACTGAAAGATTTGTATAAATCGCTGCTGGCGATCGCGGAGATTTGCCATGAAAACGAAACGAAGTTCCACTATGCGGAGCGGAGTTTGGAACTGGCGGCCAAGGTGTTGGCCAACATGCGCGGTGACGGCGCCAATGTGTCGGCGGATTTTCAAGTCGTGAATGAATACGCTTTTCGCTGGCTGACGGAAGCGAAAAAGAACTATACGGTGAAGGATTTCGGCTTTGTGTTTGACAAATATATTCAACAGTGA
- a CDS encoding PTS transporter subunit EIIC yields the protein MLPIAVLPAAGLLLWLGQPDLLNIPFIAAAGDAVFSNLALIFAIGVAIGFSKDGNGAAALAGAIGCFVLTKGAAAIDKDINMSVLGGIISGVIAGLLYNRYHDIKLPDWLGFFGGRRFVPIVTSLVMLVLALIFGYVWPPIQDGINAAVGHWIVGAGAVGVGIFGFLNRLLIPVGLHHVLKQSIQASEGRVIVAEVIGEFAPLYPAVTNAELAAAFGADLLLLNWFDVFRTVVNGLDTNEPNQMVERLKQLTGRPVGVNLEPVDPNAKQLEELAALPKGRMATAESLQQAKQLGFDFVCLTGNPKTGVTNDGIVKAIETARSILGEDALVMAGKMHAAGVADEAGSGIVSGEVVVRFIHAGADVVLMPAPGTVPGVTLDKTEKIVQVAHEHGALVMLTIGTSQEGADESTIRQIALASKMAGADMHHIGDAGYHGIAVPENIMAHSIAIRGRRHTYIRMVRSPLR from the coding sequence ATGCTGCCGATTGCCGTATTGCCGGCGGCAGGATTGCTGCTTTGGCTTGGCCAGCCTGATTTATTGAATATTCCGTTTATCGCCGCCGCAGGCGATGCAGTGTTTTCCAATTTAGCGCTCATTTTCGCCATCGGCGTGGCCATCGGTTTTTCGAAAGACGGCAACGGCGCGGCGGCGCTTGCTGGGGCGATCGGCTGCTTTGTCTTGACAAAAGGGGCCGCCGCGATTGATAAGGACATCAATATGTCCGTATTAGGTGGCATCATCTCCGGAGTGATCGCCGGGCTTTTATACAACCGTTACCATGATATCAAGTTGCCCGACTGGCTAGGCTTCTTCGGCGGACGGCGGTTTGTGCCGATCGTGACATCGCTTGTCATGCTCGTGCTTGCCTTGATTTTTGGCTATGTATGGCCGCCGATTCAAGACGGCATCAACGCGGCGGTCGGCCATTGGATCGTCGGCGCCGGGGCGGTTGGCGTCGGCATTTTCGGGTTCCTCAACCGGCTGCTCATTCCAGTCGGATTGCACCATGTGTTAAAACAATCGATTCAAGCGTCAGAAGGCAGGGTGATCGTCGCGGAAGTCATCGGGGAATTTGCGCCGCTGTATCCGGCGGTCACCAACGCCGAACTGGCCGCGGCGTTTGGGGCGGATTTGTTGCTGTTGAATTGGTTCGATGTGTTCCGGACGGTTGTGAACGGGTTGGACACGAACGAACCGAATCAAATGGTGGAACGGTTAAAGCAGTTGACAGGGCGTCCGGTTGGCGTCAATTTGGAGCCGGTTGACCCAAATGCAAAGCAGCTTGAGGAGCTTGCGGCGCTGCCAAAAGGGAGAATGGCAACGGCCGAGTCGCTGCAACAAGCAAAACAGCTAGGATTTGATTTTGTTTGCCTAACCGGAAACCCGAAAACAGGCGTGACGAATGATGGGATTGTGAAAGCCATCGAAACGGCGCGGTCCATTTTAGGCGAGGACGCTCTCGTGATGGCTGGGAAAATGCATGCAGCAGGCGTTGCTGATGAAGCGGGAAGCGGGATCGTATCGGGAGAAGTGGTGGTGCGTTTCATTCACGCTGGTGCGGATGTCGTTTTGATGCCGGCTCCTGGAACGGTGCCAGGGGTGACATTAGACAAGACAGAGAAAATTGTTCAGGTGGCGCATGAACATGGGGCGCTCGTGATGCTGACGATCGGCACAAGCCAAGAAGGAGCTGACGAGAGTACGATTCGTCAAATCGCGCTTGCAAGCAAAATGGCAGGAGCGGACATGCACCATATCGGCGACGCTGGCTATCATGGCATTGCTGTTCCGGAGAATATTATGGCGCATTCGATCGCCATTCGCGGCAGACGCCATACGTATATTCGTATGGTAAGATCGCCGTTGAGATAA
- a CDS encoding ATP-binding protein, protein MWLFRSVVGKLWFTILLLVSCVLFILSILLIKFLEDYYVQEAENDLTRLAAKVAEVMHDYRDEQLARSIAWTLVDNRTKAVIVADESHYWYSPDGADLHDVPLSFIRQDADLRRVFTDRTTVKKRLYAPEWQHNEELPYDMIIVGVPLSMPGGSRGAVFIYQSLEAIADATEHTKELIFLAAFIAIVMTTFFAFFLSTRITAPLRKMRQAAFEMARGHFDMKVPILTNDEIGGLAMAFNQMGRRLQFNINALNQEKEQLASILSSMADGVLTFNRDGEILITNPPAERFLQAWYFEQGNDAEAMAPLPPQVKELFARVVREEKEQSTEVTLQGRTWVILMTPLYGKTMVRGAVAVLRDMTEERRLDKLRKDFIANVSHELRTPIAMLQGYSEAIIDDIAASEDEKKEMAKVIYDESLRMGRLVNDLLDLARMEAGHIELHYEQVKLAPYIERVIRKFHGLAREKGIELEAEFRDGDMDIAFDPDRIEQVLTNLIDNAIRHTESGGAVRLIAERSGDGVTIHVQDSGSGIPEEDLPFVFERFYKADKARTRGRSGTGLGLAIAKNIVEAHKGLITVHSKLNEGTTFSFYLPARGPKGA, encoded by the coding sequence ATGTGGCTGTTTCGCAGCGTCGTCGGCAAGCTATGGTTTACGATTTTGTTGCTCGTTTCGTGCGTGCTGTTTATTTTAAGCATTTTGCTTATTAAATTTTTGGAAGATTATTATGTGCAGGAAGCGGAAAACGACTTGACCCGCCTGGCGGCAAAAGTGGCCGAGGTGATGCACGATTACCGCGATGAGCAGCTTGCCCGCTCGATCGCTTGGACGCTTGTGGACAATCGAACGAAAGCCGTCATCGTCGCCGATGAGTCGCACTATTGGTATTCACCCGATGGCGCTGACTTGCATGACGTGCCGCTGTCGTTCATCCGCCAAGATGCCGATTTGCGCCGCGTCTTCACCGATCGGACGACGGTGAAAAAACGTCTGTATGCGCCGGAGTGGCAGCACAATGAAGAGCTGCCTTACGACATGATTATCGTCGGCGTGCCGCTATCGATGCCGGGCGGCAGCCGCGGCGCTGTTTTCATTTACCAGTCGCTTGAGGCGATCGCCGATGCAACGGAGCATACGAAAGAGCTCATTTTTCTTGCCGCGTTTATCGCCATTGTCATGACGACGTTTTTTGCCTTTTTCTTGTCGACGCGTATCACCGCTCCGCTCCGGAAAATGCGGCAAGCCGCGTTCGAAATGGCGCGGGGCCATTTCGATATGAAAGTGCCGATTTTAACGAACGATGAGATCGGTGGGCTGGCGATGGCGTTCAACCAAATGGGACGGCGTCTGCAGTTTAACATCAACGCCTTAAACCAGGAAAAAGAACAGCTCGCCAGCATTTTAAGCAGCATGGCCGATGGCGTCTTGACGTTTAACCGCGACGGGGAAATTTTGATTACGAACCCGCCGGCTGAGCGGTTTTTGCAGGCGTGGTATTTTGAGCAAGGAAACGACGCGGAAGCGATGGCGCCGTTGCCGCCGCAAGTGAAAGAGCTGTTCGCCCGCGTCGTTCGCGAGGAGAAGGAGCAATCGACCGAAGTGACGCTGCAGGGGCGGACGTGGGTCATTTTAATGACGCCGCTGTACGGCAAAACGATGGTGCGCGGCGCGGTGGCTGTTTTGCGCGATATGACCGAAGAGCGGCGGCTTGACAAGTTGCGTAAAGACTTTATCGCCAACGTTTCGCACGAATTGCGCACGCCGATTGCCATGCTTCAAGGCTACAGCGAGGCGATCATCGACGATATCGCGGCAAGCGAAGACGAGAAAAAAGAGATGGCGAAAGTCATTTATGACGAGTCGCTGCGCATGGGCCGCCTAGTGAATGATTTGCTTGATTTAGCGCGCATGGAAGCCGGGCATATCGAGCTGCACTATGAACAGGTGAAGCTCGCTCCGTATATTGAGCGGGTGATCCGCAAGTTTCACGGGCTGGCGAGAGAAAAAGGGATCGAGCTGGAGGCCGAATTCCGCGATGGCGACATGGACATCGCGTTTGATCCCGATCGGATTGAGCAAGTGCTGACCAACTTGATCGATAACGCCATCCGTCATACAGAATCAGGCGGCGCGGTCCGCTTGATCGCTGAACGAAGCGGTGACGGCGTGACGATCCATGTCCAAGATTCGGGCTCCGGCATCCCGGAAGAAGACTTGCCGTTTGTGTTCGAGCGGTTTTACAAAGCGGATAAAGCGCGCACGCGCGGCCGTTCCGGAACGGGATTGGGCCTTGCCATCGCCAAAAACATCGTCGAAGCGCATAAAGGGCTCATCACTGTCCACAGTAAACTGAACGAAGGAACGACGTTTTCGTTTTATTTGCCGGCCCGCGGGCCGAAAGGAGCGTAG
- the ccsB gene encoding c-type cytochrome biogenesis protein CcsB: protein MAQLSSTLLYISFVLYLIGTFFFGGAIRDKRKERQGKDRWSQLGIAVTIIGFLTQVGYFITRWIAAGHAPVSNLFEFTTFFGMMLVAAFIIVYFIYRLSVLGLFALPVALLIIAYASMFPREISPLIPALQSDWLHIHVTTAAAGEAILAISFVAGLIYLIRVVDQSKPSKRTFWLEVVMFCLVATLGFVIVSTAFGLSGYEAKFTWVDKNGQAAEVEYHMPALVGPHKGELVKESAGRMEPLVEMPAIINAKKLNTVIWSLMAGAVLYAAFRLVLRKRIAAALKPLVKNVNLDLTDEIGYRAVAIGFPVFTLGALIFAMIWAQIAWTRFWGWDPKEVWALITWLFYAAFLHLRLSKGWHGEKSAWLAVIGFAIIMFNLVAVNLVIAGLHSYAGT from the coding sequence ATGGCACAGCTTAGCAGCACATTGCTCTATATTTCGTTTGTGTTATATTTGATCGGCACGTTTTTTTTTGGCGGCGCCATTCGCGACAAACGGAAGGAGCGGCAAGGAAAGGATCGTTGGTCGCAGCTTGGCATTGCCGTGACGATCATCGGTTTTCTCACCCAGGTCGGGTATTTCATCACGCGTTGGATCGCTGCCGGGCATGCTCCGGTGAGCAATTTGTTCGAGTTTACAACGTTTTTCGGCATGATGCTTGTCGCTGCTTTTATCATTGTTTATTTCATTTACCGGTTGAGCGTGCTCGGCCTGTTTGCGCTTCCGGTCGCGTTGCTGATCATCGCCTATGCGAGCATGTTTCCGCGGGAAATTTCGCCGCTCATTCCCGCCTTGCAAAGCGATTGGCTGCACATCCATGTGACGACGGCGGCCGCCGGGGAAGCGATTTTGGCGATCAGTTTTGTCGCGGGTTTGATTTATTTGATTCGCGTCGTCGATCAGTCGAAGCCGTCCAAGCGCACGTTTTGGCTGGAAGTCGTCATGTTTTGCCTTGTGGCGACGCTCGGCTTTGTCATCGTCTCAACAGCGTTTGGGCTTTCCGGGTACGAAGCGAAGTTCACGTGGGTTGATAAAAACGGCCAGGCGGCTGAAGTCGAGTACCATATGCCGGCGCTTGTCGGGCCGCATAAAGGAGAGCTGGTGAAAGAAAGCGCCGGCCGCATGGAGCCGCTTGTTGAAATGCCGGCGATCATCAACGCGAAAAAGCTGAACACGGTCATTTGGTCGCTCATGGCCGGTGCGGTGCTGTATGCCGCTTTTCGTCTTGTGCTGCGCAAGCGCATCGCCGCCGCGCTCAAGCCGCTTGTGAAAAACGTCAACTTGGATTTGACCGATGAAATCGGCTACCGGGCGGTGGCGATCGGCTTTCCGGTGTTTACGCTCGGGGCGCTCATTTTCGCGATGATTTGGGCGCAAATCGCCTGGACCCGCTTTTGGGGCTGGGACCCGAAGGAAGTGTGGGCGCTCATTACGTGGCTGTTTTACGCCGCTTTTTTGCACCTCCGGCTGTCAAAAGGCTGGCATGGGGAAAAGTCGGCATGGCTTGCTGTCATCGGCTTTGCCATCATCATGTTCAACTTAGTAGCGGTCAACCTCGTCATCGCGGGGCTGCACTCGTACGCTGGAACATAA
- the phnF gene encoding phosphonate metabolism transcriptional regulator PhnF, translating to MINKQSPIPIYYQLEQYIKEKIEKGEWQPGEIIPSERELAEMYDISRMTVRQAVNNLVNDGYLIRRRGKGTFVAAQKIEQPLKGLTSFSEDMRARGMEPGTIVLSFETVPASEKLAEGLGVSEGDDLYKVRRLRLADGLPMALETLYIPVNLVPGLTRDVVSGSVYEFIEKEKGLVIGSAVQTLEASVARQVEAEHLKMKEGAPVLLLERRTHLVDGRPLEVVKSVYRGDRYKFMIEMKRGGS from the coding sequence ATGATCAATAAACAATCGCCGATTCCGATTTACTATCAGCTCGAGCAATATATAAAAGAAAAGATTGAAAAAGGAGAATGGCAGCCGGGCGAGATAATCCCGTCTGAGCGCGAGTTGGCGGAAATGTATGACATCAGCCGAATGACCGTTCGGCAGGCGGTCAACAATTTAGTGAACGATGGCTATCTCATCCGCCGGCGCGGGAAGGGGACGTTTGTCGCCGCCCAAAAAATCGAGCAGCCGCTGAAAGGGCTGACGAGCTTTTCCGAAGATATGCGGGCGCGTGGCATGGAGCCGGGCACGATCGTCCTCAGCTTTGAGACGGTTCCGGCTTCCGAGAAGCTCGCTGAAGGACTTGGCGTCTCGGAAGGCGATGATCTTTACAAAGTCCGCCGCCTTCGGTTGGCCGATGGCTTGCCGATGGCGTTGGAGACGCTGTACATTCCGGTCAATCTCGTCCCCGGACTGACGCGTGATGTTGTAAGCGGTTCTGTCTATGAATTTATCGAAAAAGAAAAAGGTCTAGTCATCGGCTCTGCAGTTCAAACATTGGAAGCCTCGGTCGCCCGCCAGGTGGAGGCGGAGCATCTGAAGATGAAAGAAGGAGCGCCGGTGCTGCTGCTTGAGCGGCGCACGCACCTTGTCGACGGCCGGCCGCTTGAAGTCGTCAAATCGGTGTACCGCGGCGACCGGTACAAATTTATGATTGAGATGAAAAGGGGAGGATCATGA
- the nagA gene encoding N-acetylglucosamine-6-phosphate deacetylase yields MKRWILKNAAVYAEADNIQQGYVLIEGEKVASIGPMSSCPAEAGAEVIELSPRFAVVPGFIDVHIHGAAGADVMDATPEALDKMANALPAEGTTSFLATTMTAPSEQIEAALRNVARYMTEENRPGVSEVLGVHLEGPFLSPKRAGAQHPRHLADPDISLFQHWQKEAGGHIRLVTLAPERNGGLELASYLKQTGVIASIGHSDAVYDEVKAAVHAGVTHATHLFNGMRGIHHREPGVAGAVLMFEEVMCELIADGLHVAPPMVRFAYRNKGSEGLILITDAMRAKCLGDGEYDLGGQEVEVCGGEARLADGTLAGSVLKLGEAIRRVLDYTGCTLEEVIRMASWNPAKQLGLLDRKGSLRPGKDADVVVLNERYEVMMTFCRGALAYRKPDERRKSDGHNAFGSC; encoded by the coding sequence ATGAAACGATGGATATTGAAAAATGCTGCGGTGTATGCAGAAGCAGACAACATTCAACAAGGGTATGTGCTGATCGAAGGGGAAAAAGTGGCGTCCATTGGCCCGATGTCGTCGTGCCCGGCAGAAGCGGGGGCGGAAGTGATCGAGCTTTCTCCACGGTTTGCTGTCGTGCCTGGTTTCATTGACGTTCATATCCACGGGGCGGCTGGAGCGGATGTTATGGATGCGACCCCGGAGGCGCTTGACAAGATGGCCAACGCCTTGCCGGCGGAAGGGACGACCAGTTTCCTGGCGACGACGATGACGGCGCCAAGCGAACAAATCGAAGCGGCGCTTCGAAATGTCGCCCGTTATATGACCGAGGAGAATCGCCCAGGGGTGTCGGAGGTGCTCGGTGTTCATCTGGAAGGACCGTTTTTGTCGCCGAAGCGCGCCGGGGCGCAGCACCCGCGCCATCTCGCCGATCCGGACATCTCACTGTTCCAACACTGGCAAAAGGAGGCGGGCGGCCATATCCGCCTTGTCACGCTTGCCCCAGAGCGGAACGGGGGGCTGGAACTTGCCTCCTACTTGAAACAGACGGGTGTGATCGCTTCGATCGGCCATTCCGATGCCGTTTACGACGAAGTAAAAGCGGCGGTCCATGCAGGGGTGACGCATGCGACCCACCTGTTCAATGGGATGCGCGGCATCCATCACCGTGAACCGGGTGTCGCCGGTGCGGTGCTTATGTTTGAAGAAGTGATGTGCGAGCTGATCGCCGACGGGTTGCACGTTGCGCCGCCGATGGTCCGCTTCGCTTACCGGAATAAAGGAAGCGAGGGGCTTATCTTAATCACCGACGCCATGCGGGCGAAATGTCTCGGCGATGGGGAGTATGATCTCGGCGGCCAAGAGGTGGAAGTCTGCGGCGGGGAGGCGCGGCTTGCCGACGGAACGCTAGCGGGAAGCGTGCTCAAGCTTGGCGAGGCCATCCGCCGTGTGCTCGACTATACGGGTTGCACGTTGGAAGAGGTGATCCGCATGGCGAGCTGGAATCCGGCGAAACAGCTTGGCTTGCTTGATCGGAAAGGCAGCTTGCGGCCCGGCAAAGACGCCGATGTCGTCGTGTTGAATGAACGATATGAAGTCATGATGACGTTTTGCCGCGGCGCCCTTGCCTATCGCAAACCGGATGAAAGGAGGAAGAGCGATGGCCATAACGCTTTTGGAAGTTGCTGA
- a CDS encoding acetamidase/formamidase family protein has translation MSFVPCTTAIYAFSKNHQPVRTVQSGETFVIETYDCFQNQITSSETPFDSIDWNHINPATGPIYIEGAEPGDILAVKIEQIRLKGQGVMTVGPGLGVLGDRIPQFEAKMIPVEENRAIFDEHLSIPLNPMIGVIGVAPSGEDVSCGTPGPHGGNMDTKLITTGATVYFPVFVKGALFALGDLHAAMGDGEIGVSGIEIPGEVTVTVRVMKGYSLNHPLLQNDDGIATIVSAKTLDEAVKQSVAEMVDLLLPHTPLTLNHLTMVLSAAGQTQISQVVDPLVTARFFVPRFVLEAYGIRLFED, from the coding sequence ATGTCATTTGTTCCATGCACGACTGCCATTTATGCATTTAGCAAAAACCACCAACCGGTTCGAACAGTCCAGTCAGGGGAAACGTTTGTCATCGAAACGTACGACTGTTTCCAAAATCAAATTACTTCAAGTGAAACGCCGTTTGACTCGATCGATTGGAATCATATCAATCCGGCGACCGGACCGATCTATATTGAAGGGGCGGAACCCGGTGACATTTTAGCGGTAAAAATTGAACAGATTCGCCTCAAAGGACAGGGGGTCATGACTGTCGGACCAGGGCTCGGGGTGCTTGGAGACCGGATTCCGCAGTTTGAAGCAAAAATGATTCCAGTAGAAGAAAACCGGGCTATATTTGACGAGCATCTTTCTATTCCATTAAATCCAATGATTGGCGTCATCGGGGTAGCGCCGAGCGGTGAGGATGTGTCGTGCGGGACGCCCGGGCCGCATGGAGGCAATATGGATACAAAGCTCATTACAACAGGAGCAACCGTTTATTTTCCTGTATTTGTAAAAGGTGCATTGTTTGCATTGGGTGACTTGCATGCGGCGATGGGGGACGGCGAAATCGGTGTGTCTGGAATTGAAATTCCAGGGGAAGTGACGGTTACCGTCCGGGTGATGAAAGGATATTCGCTCAACCATCCACTGTTGCAAAACGATGATGGCATTGCGACGATCGTCTCGGCCAAAACATTGGATGAAGCGGTCAAACAGTCGGTTGCGGAAATGGTTGATTTGCTGTTGCCGCATACTCCGTTGACGCTGAACCATTTGACGATGGTGCTCAGCGCTGCCGGTCAGACACAAATCAGCCAAGTCGTTGACCCGCTCGTCACGGCGCGTTTCTTTGTACCGCGATTTGTGCTTGAAGCGTATGGCATCCGCCTGTTTGAGGATTGA